TCTTCTTGTCTGATGTCTGAGGCATCTCaacctttctcattttctttctcattttctctggCCTGTCCACAGCCTCCCCTTccttggcttcttttcttttgctctctCTTCAGACTGGAGTTCTTGGGCTCCTGCTCTGGCCTCTCCTCTTCTCACCTTATACCTCTGTGTGGTCTCTTTAACTGGTCACTTTCTAAGGGGATTTAAAGTCCAAGGATTCATAGGATGTTAGAAATAGTGCTCAGGGAAGAATGAACCGATTGGCTGCTTAACATGATCCACACTTTTTCAGCCCACATTTTTTAGATTTtcagagtcaacacaactgatgtgaaagttgaaaagagaaaataggcCGTGGGGGATAAAGTCTGTGGACAGCGTGCAGAGCTCACCAAGGCCAAGTCCATACAAACCGGAATCCGACAGGGATGGGTTTGTGCACAGATGTGGGTTCCCCCGAGGCGTCTGTGGGCCTGAGCAGTGGACAGCAGCCGTGTGGCATCTCCCTCATCACCACAGCTACTTGACCTGTGGACACAGCCACCCAGTAGCCTGGCCAGTGAGCTCTGTCTGGTGCCTGGGCTCCAAACAACAAAGCGGCTGATTCTCAGGAGAACGGGACagagacagaggagtttggtagTACGTGTCAGCCCTGAGTGGACTTGGAGCCTGGGGCAGCCACCACTGACCACATGCTAGAAAGTCAGAAAGATGCCCCAGAGACGAGAACACAGTAGATTGCAGTTAGAGGCCAAGAATCATGAGGTGGGGACAGGAAGGGACCAGAGTGTCCTGGCCTGCTTCGCCTCTGTTCCAGCTCTGTCCCCTCTCCAGGCTGACTTGGTTGTTTCTGGGTTTTGCTCCTGAGTCGtctttgatttccttctccacctcccatcctctcctccctccccacactccCTCCCAGTTCGTGTCCCTTGCAGCCAGGCTGGGGTTGGGGTCTGGAGCCAGACCCCTGCATCCACTAGAGTCCAGGTCAGCAGAAGCTCAGCcaagaggctgggggagggaggcgggggctGTGTGGAGCTGCACAGTCCCTGCGGAGAGCATCCTGAGAGCCTCCTGTGAGTCCAGGGTCTGACAGCACCATCCCCGGCTTGTTGCAGTGTCATCAGAGAAGGCCTGCACCTTGGCCATCATTAAACCAGACGCGGTGGTCCATGGGAAGACAGATGAGATTATCATGAAGGTAAGAGAGACAACGGGAGacttctgagttgggaagatccctggaggagggcatggcaacccactccattattcttgcctggagaatccccatggacagaggagcctggtgggctacagttcatggggtcgcacagagttggacatgacggaaaGACCTAGCCCAGCAGCAAGAGAGACAACATATTCCTTACAGAATATACTTGTGTCTTCTCTGGTGGAAAACAGGGCTGGGGCATAGTGTAGCAATGTCCTAGGGGGAAGAGGCGTCTAAGGAGTTTAATTAAAATTCCAATGAGGTAAatcacaatatttatttttggctgtgctgggtctctgtttctgtgtgagggcttttctctcgttgtggCACGTGGGGGCTATTCTTTGTTGccgtgcatgggtttctcattggggtggcttctcttattgtggagcacaggctcagtacttgtggtgcatgcATTTGGTTGCCCTGTGCCATGTGGgaccctcccagaccagggatcgaacttgtatccatgcattggcaggtggatttcttaaacactggaccaccaggaaagtcctaaattacaatttttaaattaaataaggtCGGATATGATGAGAATGAAGGTctctgctgcttttaatattgtttttccatcatcttttactttcaacacATTGAAATGTGAATTTGtgcttgctttcagttcagttcagttgctcagtcatgtccaactctttttgaccccatggactgtagcatgccaggcttccctgtccattaccaactcccaaagcttgttcaaactcatgtccattgagtcagtgatgccatacaaccatctcatcctctgtcgtccccttctcctcttgccttcaatctttcccactatcagggtcttttcaaatgagtcagttcttcacatcaggtggccaaagtattggagtttcaacttcagcatcagaccttccaatgaatattcaggactgattttctttaggattgactggtttgatctccttgcagtccaagttattctcaagagtcttctccaacaccacagttcaaaagcatcaattctatggcgctcagctttctttatagtccaactctcacatccatacatgactactgggaaaacaatagctttgactagatgcacctttgttggcaaagtaatgtctctgctttttaatatgctgtctaggttggtcatagcttttcttccaaggagcaagcattgtttaatttcatggctgcagtcaccatctgcagtgattttggagccccccaaaataaagtctgtcactgtttccattgtttccccgtctatttgccatgaagtaatgggattggatgccatgatcttagttttctgaatgttgagttttaagccaacttttccactctcctctttcactttcatcaagaggttctttagttcttctttgctttctgccataagggtggtgtcatctgcatatctgaggttattgatatttctcccggcaatcttgactccagcttgtgcttcatccagcctggcatttcacatgatgtactctgcatataagttaaataagcagggtgacaatatacaagcttgatgtactccttttcctatttgggaccagtctgttgttccatgtccagttctgactgttgcttcttgacctgcatacagatttctcaggaggcaggtaaggtggtctggtattcccatctcttgaggaattttccacagtttattgtgatccacacagtcaaaagctttggcatagtcagtaaagcagatgtttttggggaactctcttgctttttcgatgatccaatggatgttgtcaatttgatctctggttcctctgtgttttccagcttgaacatctggaagttcatggttcatgtactattgaagcctgacttggagaattttgagcattactttgctagcatgtgaaatgagtgcaattgtgcggtagtttgagcattctttggcattgcctttctttgggattggaatgaaaactgaccttttccagtcctgtggccactgctgagttttccaaatttgctggcatattgaatgcagcactttcacagcatcatcttttaggatttgaaatagctcaactgaaatttcatcacctccactagctttgttcatcgtgatgctttctaaggcccataggacttcacattccaggatgtctggctctttaccatatatatgtgtgtatatctccTACAGATCCAGGAAGCTGGGTTTGACATTTTAACGAATGAAGAGAGAACCATGACAGAAGCAGAAATGCGACTTTTCTACCAACACAGAGCTGGAGAGGTCAGTTTTTCAGTTTCCATGTATCCAACAtgcttgcatttctttctctttctccaacaTTATGTTTGTAAATTGATATTAGTTTGGGAGAAACTAGACTATTATGAAGAACAAGATTATGAACAGCAAGTGGGCCATGAAATTACTCTCAGCATAATGATTACAGGCTGCGTCAGGGAGACGTTGCTTGGTATGCTCCCAAAGATTAGAGTTTGACTCTAACTTAAGTAATGAAATAGGAATTACTGGGGggattctttgtgactcccagAACTGAAGAAAGAAGGCTGAAGGAGTTGCATGAGAAGGTGTGGGGATAAGAAGAACCAAGGCAGGGGTGTGGATTTCTGAAACAAAACCTCACGGGCAGTCACTTCAGGTGCTCCTGTTGGGTGACAGATTCAACCACttttcatctgtttctgcttctgaCCCACCCACCTGGGAGACAGGGTCTCCTAGCCTGGGCCCCACCTCTCAGGTGAGGagggtgtgtggggaggggtggaTAGGCATTGTGGTTGTCGGCCAGACTAGGACTGAGTGAAACGGGGAAGGGCCGCTCCCCAAAGGAAGCTTGAGTGCTGCTACTTGAAGAAGGGGGAAAGGTTGCAAGATGCTGCAAAGAAGTCTCAGCTGTATCCCCTGGTTTCCATGTGTGTGGTCTTCTAAATGCTATCCAACTTCTTATAATTTCATGCTCAACCCCAAACATGTCATTTCAGAGCCTCATATCTGGGTTCTCTGTGTCTTTGGGTACCACTTCCCCTCCCTGGGCTCTTCCAGGGCATGCTGGCTGGTGGTGAGGCAGCTCACGGACCCTCTCCCATCCTGTGGGTGGGATGGGCCTCTGGGGCCCCTGGCCTGATTCACTCCCTTCCCTCCCTGTGCTAGGACACATTTGAGAAGCTGGTACATCACATGTGCAGTGGACCAAGCCACCTCCTGATCCTTGCCAGGACTGAGGGCACCGAGGACGTGGTCACTGCCTGGCGAACCCTCATGGGGCCCTGTGACCCTCATGTGGCAAGGAGGGAGCAGCCTGACAGGTAATGTCAGCAGCAATGGTCCTTTCATGCATCTCAACACCTGCATCCGAGGAAGCTGAGAGCCCTGCTAGGGGCTCAGCCAATTGTGGGTAACACAGAAGGCACTCTGATGGCCATGAAGCTCCCTCTTTGTTATATGCTGGGGAGTCCCTGCCCTTTGTTATGTATTTGAGGAGACCCTGATGTCCTCCCCCTCTGATCCCACCCCAGCCCTTCAGAGGATGCCTCCTTGCTGCCTCTTGCCCTCTTCTGAAGGCTGCTGTGGGTCCAGTCCTCACTGTTCTCTCTGTAGCAGAGGGTTTGTGGTCCCAGAGCCATCTGAAACCCTGACCCAGAAGTACAGATTCCAGGGCTACACCCAGGCCTGCTGAGTCAGAGACTGAGTGGGGCCTAGGAGTCGGCTGTGTAGACTCAGCCCCCTGATCTCTTACCCCCTACTCCATACCCAAGGTGTCCTGAGGTCCCTTAGAGTCTGAGCACCCTGTTCTGCACACAGCGCTAGGCTGCCTTGGTCGGCTCCCTGGCTCCGTGTGATTGTTTAGCCTGACACCACCACTGCCAAATCCACTGTCTTGCCTTTGAAGAAGCTGAGGGAGGCCCTGCCAACAAGAAAGACATTAGCAAGAGACTAACTGCAGTTGTACTTTATAGTTGTAGGGAGCTGGGAGCATTCATGTTTGGGGCAGCCGGGGCTGATGAAAGAGCCCAGAGTTCAGATCTTAGGTTTTCTGAGCCTCGGttctctcatctataaaatggggttgTGAGCACCTATCTTGGGAGGCTGTTAGAGCGCTGTGGTTAgaatctctcttcttcctcttgctAACTTTGTGGTCTTGGGTCATCTGTGCTTTAATCCCTCTGTCTTAatgtcctcatctggaaaatgggaactACAACGGGAAAGGACCTGCCTCAgattaagagagagaaagagggaacttGGAACACTGTTTGAGATAAAGGAAATCTTATCAGTATTAGTATTATTTTAGGGAACCTTGAGGGATTAACTATGCCAATTTGTATCAAGCCCTCAGCAGGGTGCTTGCCTAGCCCCCAGTAGTAACAGCTACAAAATGACAGCTCCTGGGCTCACACCATGACTCATGCATATTTactcccttttaaaaatatttatttggctgcatcaggtcttagttgccacacgtAGGCTCCGgagcacaagggcttcagtagttgtggcacacgggattagttgctccatggtgtgtgggatcttagttccaaaatcaggggtcaaacccgcactccctgcattgcaaggcgggggaccaccagggaagtcctgactcaTGCATATTTAAACTTGGGGACGTGACGGTCTCCCTAGTCTCCCTCACAGGGTTGCTGCACGAATGAAACAAGGTCAGAACACCGCTGGTTACCATAACCCTCGATGCCGTTCCTGGCATTTCCAGCAGAGAAAGCCACGTCACAGAAATGCTGCCTGTTGATGGGTAGCTGTGTTGCCAGAGAtcaaaacatttcttttcaaatgagaccgTTCTTTCTTGTACATTTTGGACACTGCTAGTCTCCGGGCCCAGTATGGCACAGAAATGCCCTTTAATGCAGTCCATGGAAGCTGGGACTCAGAAGACGCCCGTCGGGAACTGGCCCTGCTCTTCCCCGGTTTTCAGTTTTCAGACCAGATTCCAGAATCCGCCCCTCTGGGTAAGTCATCCAGGCAGATCTGGTCTGTATTTAATCCCCAGTGGGgatggtgtgtgtctgtgtgtgtgtgtgtggtttggggAGGGGGCGTTGGTTACTGATAGTAACTATGTGGTAACCACCTTTAGGAAAAACTGGGCTCCTTAGGAAACTTTAGCAACTGTCctgctgttttattttcagaGTAACAGTGTTGCTTTTTAATATCTCATTGCATTTTTTGCTGCATATTTCACTTTGAAGCCAAACTCTTGTTGCAAAGTTACTTTGCATTGGCCCCTGGAAACCACAGGAAAATGTAACTAACTTTCCAGAAGCCAATTTCCAAGGCAGAGGCCAGACAGTCGCTTGGTCACTTCCTCTGAGCTCCGCAGGCCCCACCAAGCCTTTGATGGTGTTGCCGAGAAATAGAGGGTTATACAGAAGTACCCTCTGCCTGGAGCTGCTGTGGCTCTCGtatccctctgctgctgctaagtcgcttcagttgtgtccgactctgtgcaaccccatagacggcagcccaccaggctcccccatccctgggattctccaggcaagaacactggagtgggttgccatttccttctccaatgcatgaaagtgaaaagtgaaagtgaagtcgctcagtcatgtccgactcctagcgaccccatggactgcccagcccaccaggcccctccgaccatgggattttccaggcaagagtactggagtgggttgccattgccttctccactcgtATCCCTCAGCCCCATTTGGGAAAAGTGTGCTGGGCTTTTTTGGAGGTACCCCTTCCAAATCTGGGTGAGAAACCCATGGGGCTCAGAGCACATGTGACCCGCCCCACTCCGTGAGTGGGAGAACAAGGCCTGTGCTGCCCCTGCTGAGTTGCACGTCTCTGTTTGAGCCTCAGGTGAGGTGGAAGGGGCCAGGAGTGAACATCCTGGGAAAAGCAAAGGATGTGAAGGTGGCCTTTTTTGGAGAGGGCTGCCTGCAGATCTGAAACGGTAATAACCTCTGTATGCCTCCATGTTAGGGGTTTTCACCCAAATACTTCCCCTAAATGTTTATGTTCATCATGGTCTCCTCAAGATCCACAACCAGCCAAGTAAGAATAAGTGGTCCGAAGGCAAGGAAGGGAAGGGTGAGATCTGAACCCTGCTGGCCCTTGTTTAATCCTGGTGTGGCCTACTGCTGGCTGAGGGACAACTGGGAGTGAGATGGAGTTTAGGGAGGAACTCTCGCCCTGGTGCAGGCAGTACTGGGAAGACCAGCTTGCCTCTAGGGACCTGCCCTCACAGACAGCCCACCATGTGTGTCAGGGGACCTCCTCATCCGTTTGGGGTAGTGACTGGAACAGGTAGGTATGACtctgaggaaggaggagagggaactGGCTGGGGAACACTCACTGGGGAGAGCTGGGAGAGTGTGAGCCTGACCTCCCGTGATGAGGAGCTGAAGGGTCTGGGCCTGGATCACACCTGGGTGTAAGTGCACAGCTTCCCGTGGGGATGACCCGGAAGTAGCCTGGTTGGGGTGCGAGTGTTCTGCCCTTTTCTGATGTATGTGCTGCACCTTCTCAGCCATCAGGAGCAGAGTGTGCTTTCCGTGTACTCAGCACTTTTTCTGGGCCCTGGAGACAGAGTCCTGGGTCTGAATCCTGCCTCTGCTATTTATTAGCAGAATAACCTCAGGAAAGTTACTCTTTTGGACCTCGGTTGTCTCATCTGTGAGAGATGATGAGACCCGTTATAGCCCCATAATCATCATCTTTCTCAGAGGGTTCTTGTGACACTCATAGCCTGGGGCCCTGACACAAATGCTCAGCCAGAGTCACTTCCTTTCCTAATTCTCCCCTAGTCCCTGACCCACATACTAGGACCTCTTTGCTGCTCTGTTCACCCTGACCCCTAGCTTCACTGTCTATCTTTCTGCTGTTCTGTGGTGGACAGTCTGTGGGTGGGGGAACAGGACTGGCCTGCTGTAAGAATCCTACAAAATGCCTGTCATCCCACAGGCCATGAGGCTGAAGGAGCGGAGGGCCCCAACAAAATGCTGTGCTCCCCGGAGGATGTGGATGAGGCAGCCCGTGACCAGGGTGAGGCCACAAGCTGAAGTCAGAACGTTTGTATCTGCTGCACATAAGGAAACTTCCAGAACTGGAACTTCCTCTCTTGAGCACCAATACTATCTTGATTTAGCTATCcttcatgaataaaaataatggtATCCACTTTCCTGCCTTACTAAACAGTATGAATGTGGAATATGTACTTTTGGGGGGCCATCTttgacatttttagaaaataaatggacATCAGTTTATTGAACTCTGCTGTGACACAATGTCATCTCAGGGGATACTTACTGAGCTAGAGGACAGTGTCtccctaggaataaatctacattatggatgaaatgattttattttttagacaaaatttttttaaaaatacttattcacTGCGCCGGGTCTTCTTTGCAGCACCTGGGAGCTTCAGTCTTCACTGTGCCACGCAGCATCTTTAACTgcagttcttagttgcagcacacgggatctagttccctaagcagggattgaatccaggcgccctgcattgggagtgaagTCTtaacctggaccaccagggaagtcccatggatgaAACAATGTTAGAGCTTAACTTGGTAACAGTGAACTTGAAATCAGTGCAACAGGACTGGACGTGACACTTCAGGGCTTATGGGGGCAGATATAAATCAGCTTTAATTCAGGCCATGCGCCCTGGCTACAACGGGCAGTCCTGGAATAAGCTGATTCACCATCTGTGGTTCTCCATGAATCAGAACACATTCAGAAAACAGTGCGTGGGGGTTACATTTGGAACCAGGGTTCAACTAATTTTCTTAATGCCCCTCTCTCCTCATTTCTCGGGTTTCTG
The sequence above is a segment of the Bos mutus isolate GX-2022 chromosome 1, NWIPB_WYAK_1.1, whole genome shotgun sequence genome. Coding sequences within it:
- the NME9 gene encoding thioredoxin domain-containing protein 6 isoform X2, with translation MGSKKKEIALQVNVSTQELWEEMLSSKGLTVVDVYQGWCGPCKPVVSLFQKMRVEVGPDLLHFASAEADCLDVLERYRGKCEPTFLFYAGGELVAVVRGANAPLLEKTIREQLEAEKRVLAEGRERRVIKDEALSDEDECFSHEKNNGDDEDLVSSEKACTLAIIKPDAVVHGKTDEIIMKIQEAGFDILTNEERTMTEAEMRLFYQHRAGESLQVLLLGDRFNHFSSVSASDPPTWETGSPSLGPTSQDTFEKLVHHMCSGPSHLLILARTEGTEDVVTAWRTLMGPCDPHVARREQPDSLRAQYGTEMPFNAVHGSWDSEDARRELALLFPGFQFSDQIPESAPLGHEAEGAEGPNKMLCSPEDVDEAARDQGEATS
- the NME9 gene encoding thioredoxin domain-containing protein 6 isoform X3, translated to MRVEVGPDLLHFASAEADCLDVLERYRGKCEPTFLFYAGGELVAVVRGANAPLLEKTIREQLEAEKRVLAEGRERRVIKDEALSDEDECFSHEKNNGDDEDLVSSEKACTLAIIKPDAVVHGKTDEIIMKIQEAGFDILTNEERTMTEAEMRLFYQHRAGESLQVLLLGDRFNHFSSVSASDPPTWETGSPSLGPTSQDTFEKLVHHMCSGPSHLLILARTEGTEDVVTAWRTLMGPCDPHVARREQPDSLRAQYGTEMPFNAVHGSWDSEDARRELALLFPGFQFSDQIPESAPLGHEAEGAEGPNKMLCSPEDVDEAARDQGEATS